Proteins from a single region of Meiothermus sp. CFH 77666:
- a CDS encoding BtpA/SgcQ family protein, translating to MHKFKELFGHKPIIAMVHLEALPGTPLYQGSMEAIVERARRDLQILQEAGVSAVMFGNENDRPYELSVNPASVAAMAYVVGRLREEIRVPFGVNVLWDPMASMALAAATGAGFVREVFTGLYGSDMGLWAGRAAEALRYRRLLGRDDLFLLYNVSAEFASPLDSRSLVERARSAVFSSLADAVLVSGPMTGEGARLEHLREVKAALPTIPVLANTGVRHETVADVLEVADGAIVGTALKREGHTWNEVDPERVQQFMAIVRRARGS from the coding sequence ATGCATAAGTTCAAGGAGCTTTTCGGTCACAAACCCATTATTGCCATGGTGCATCTAGAAGCACTCCCTGGCACCCCGCTTTACCAGGGCAGCATGGAGGCCATTGTGGAGAGGGCACGGCGCGACCTCCAGATTTTGCAGGAAGCCGGGGTCAGTGCCGTAATGTTTGGCAACGAAAACGACCGACCCTACGAGCTTTCGGTCAATCCAGCCTCGGTAGCTGCCATGGCCTACGTGGTTGGTCGCTTGCGGGAAGAAATCCGCGTGCCATTTGGGGTCAATGTGCTTTGGGATCCTATGGCCAGCATGGCCCTGGCTGCTGCGACCGGAGCGGGTTTCGTGCGCGAGGTGTTCACCGGTCTGTATGGTTCGGACATGGGGCTCTGGGCTGGGAGAGCGGCAGAGGCCCTGCGTTACCGGCGACTCTTGGGCAGGGATGACCTGTTTTTGCTCTACAACGTGAGTGCAGAGTTTGCCTCGCCACTGGACAGCCGTAGCCTGGTAGAGCGGGCCCGCAGCGCAGTCTTTTCCAGCCTGGCTGATGCTGTTCTGGTTTCCGGACCAATGACCGGGGAAGGCGCCCGCCTCGAGCATCTCCGCGAGGTCAAGGCAGCCTTGCCGACGATACCGGTACTGGCCAATACCGGTGTGCGGCACGAGACCGTTGCGGATGTCCTCGAGGTGGCCGATGGCGCCATCGTGGGTACAGCCCTGAAGCGCGAGGGCCATACCTGGAACGAGGTAGACCCTGAGCGGGTTCAACAGTTCATGGCCATTGTCCGAAGGGCCAGGGGTTCTTAA
- a CDS encoding FGGY family carbohydrate kinase — MVIGLDIGTSSVKGVLLDEAARVRAQAEHPHSLRNPAAGWAEEDPEDWWAGTLKVLQRLREAADSAPIHALGVSGMVPALVLHGPEGQVLRPSIQQNDARAVGEIAHLREFFGDEALFARTGATWNQQVVAPKLLWLKRYEPEVWAHLDWLSGSYEHIVYRLCGARYTEANWALESGLWNPHQQVWLEEVLDYLELPPRVLAPVRFPQEVVGHLKAEVAAQTGLPEGLPIIAGSADHIAAALAAGLQQEGEAVIKLGSAGDFLYVSPTFTPLRELYIDYHDLPGLFVLNGCMASSGTLLEWFRRNFRPGASFATLDAEAARVPAGAEGLVVLPYFLGEKTPFSDPLARGSVLGLTLQHTPSHLYRALLEAVAYAFRHHVEVLESYGHRVRRYLVMDGGARSPLWRSILASVLGQEVHYLAQSAQGSAYGVGFLAGMALGQWKPEALPLEVAGSTSPEEEWREVYHTAYGLYREAYPSLQRWFAKLGGINA; from the coding sequence ATGGTTATCGGTCTGGACATCGGCACCAGCTCGGTCAAGGGTGTGCTACTGGACGAGGCTGCGCGGGTCAGGGCCCAGGCTGAACATCCCCACAGCCTTCGGAATCCGGCCGCCGGTTGGGCTGAGGAGGACCCTGAAGACTGGTGGGCAGGTACCCTTAAGGTATTGCAGCGCTTGCGCGAGGCGGCAGATTCAGCTCCTATTCATGCGCTGGGAGTGTCTGGAATGGTGCCGGCACTGGTGTTGCATGGGCCGGAGGGCCAGGTGCTCAGACCCTCTATCCAGCAAAACGACGCCAGAGCAGTAGGGGAGATTGCCCATTTACGGGAGTTTTTTGGTGATGAGGCTCTTTTTGCCCGAACCGGGGCTACCTGGAACCAGCAGGTGGTGGCTCCTAAGCTGCTGTGGCTAAAACGTTACGAACCGGAGGTATGGGCCCATCTGGATTGGTTGAGTGGCTCGTATGAGCACATCGTCTACCGGCTTTGCGGCGCTCGCTACACTGAGGCCAACTGGGCGCTGGAATCCGGGCTATGGAACCCGCACCAGCAGGTGTGGCTCGAGGAAGTTCTGGACTACCTGGAGCTACCACCCAGGGTGCTGGCCCCGGTGCGTTTTCCGCAGGAGGTGGTGGGCCACCTCAAGGCTGAGGTGGCAGCGCAAACCGGACTGCCCGAAGGTCTGCCCATCATTGCCGGAAGCGCCGATCATATTGCAGCGGCGCTGGCGGCTGGCCTGCAACAGGAGGGGGAGGCGGTCATCAAGCTGGGCAGCGCCGGCGATTTCTTATATGTAAGCCCGACCTTTACTCCGTTGCGTGAACTCTACATTGACTACCATGACCTTCCGGGCCTTTTCGTACTGAACGGTTGTATGGCAAGCTCAGGCACCCTCTTAGAGTGGTTCCGTCGCAACTTCCGTCCGGGTGCAAGCTTTGCCACACTTGACGCTGAGGCGGCCCGGGTACCGGCGGGGGCCGAAGGGCTGGTGGTATTACCATATTTTCTTGGGGAGAAAACGCCTTTCAGCGACCCGCTGGCGCGTGGCAGCGTCCTGGGGTTGACCCTCCAGCACACCCCGTCCCACCTGTACCGTGCTTTGCTGGAGGCTGTAGCGTACGCTTTCCGGCACCACGTAGAAGTGTTGGAGTCCTACGGCCATCGGGTACGCCGCTACCTGGTTATGGATGGGGGTGCAAGGAGCCCGTTGTGGCGCAGCATCCTGGCTAGTGTCTTAGGGCAGGAGGTGCATTATCTGGCCCAGAGCGCACAAGGTAGCGCCTATGGGGTGGGCTTTTTGGCTGGCATGGCCCTGGGTCAATGGAAACCGGAAGCCCTGCCGCTCGAGGTTGCCGGCAGCACTTCACCCGAGGAGGAGTGGAGAGAGGTCTACCACACCGCCTATGGGCTTTACCGTGAGGCCTATCCAAGTTTACAGCGCTGGTTTGCAAAGCTCGGAGGAATCAATGCCTAA
- a CDS encoding SDR family oxidoreductase, which translates to MPNALVTGSGSGIGQAIAARLVKDGFRVWVSDLDPLRAEEVGRALGMPHLALDVTNRKALEEAAEQVFVNDGRLDVLVANAGVSTMNPFLKLSEEEWDFNFTVNTKGTFLTLQTFARRMAQQPLMTGRELRGKLIATASMAARQAAPLLAHYSASKFAVLGLVQAAAKELAPLRLTVNAVNPGFVQTSMQEREVAWEARLRGMSAEAVLEDYVRQTPLGRLQRPEDVAAAIAFLAGPDADFITGEALEVNGGAWIF; encoded by the coding sequence ATGCCTAACGCCCTTGTGACCGGTTCAGGAAGTGGGATTGGCCAGGCTATTGCGGCCCGGCTGGTAAAGGATGGATTCCGCGTCTGGGTCAGTGACCTGGACCCACTGCGAGCTGAAGAGGTGGGCAGGGCTTTGGGGATGCCCCACCTGGCCTTGGATGTGACCAACCGAAAGGCCCTCGAGGAGGCTGCCGAGCAGGTTTTTGTCAACGATGGACGGCTCGATGTGCTGGTGGCCAATGCCGGGGTCTCCACCATGAACCCCTTTTTGAAGCTGAGCGAGGAGGAGTGGGATTTCAATTTCACCGTTAATACCAAAGGCACCTTTCTGACCTTGCAGACCTTCGCTCGTAGGATGGCCCAGCAGCCTCTGATGACGGGGCGGGAACTGCGTGGAAAGCTGATCGCTACGGCCTCGATGGCTGCACGACAGGCGGCGCCTTTGCTGGCCCACTACTCGGCCAGTAAGTTCGCTGTGCTGGGTTTGGTGCAGGCCGCGGCCAAGGAACTTGCGCCGCTTCGCTTGACGGTCAATGCGGTCAACCCTGGTTTTGTGCAGACCAGCATGCAGGAGCGGGAGGTGGCCTGGGAGGCCCGCCTGCGGGGGATGAGCGCTGAGGCGGTACTGGAAGACTATGTGCGCCAGACACCACTGGGTCGTCTGCAACGGCCTGAGGATGTGGCGGCTGCTATTGCCTTTCTGGCCGGCCCCGATGCCGACTTCATCACCGGCGAAGCCCTGGAGGTCAATGGTGGGGCCTGGATCTTCTAA
- a CDS encoding carbohydrate ABC transporter permease, with product MVGPGSSNRLLAQLAHLGLWLFSLTFLLPLGWLLLRSLSPEGQPFSLGGLTLDNFVRLIQGPFGLGLRNSLWVGAWVVALGLPLAALLGYALARYQLGGHTLRFGVLATQMLPPIVLALPLFAIFRALGWSGSLWGLVIAYLAFALPFMTWLLMGFFRTFPRELEEAARVDGAGSLYIFARIVLPLSIPGLFAAGVMGFLLSWNEFLFALLLSGRESQTVPVVLSTFITQRGVLFAQVAAGVVLAVLPVALLARVIDRYLVEGLTMGAVK from the coding sequence ATGGTGGGGCCTGGATCTTCTAACCGCCTGCTGGCCCAGCTTGCACATCTAGGTTTGTGGCTGTTCAGCCTAACTTTTCTTTTGCCGCTAGGCTGGTTGCTTCTGCGGTCGCTTTCCCCGGAAGGCCAGCCTTTTAGCCTTGGCGGCCTCACTCTGGACAACTTTGTTCGGCTGATTCAAGGACCGTTTGGCCTTGGTCTGCGTAACAGCTTGTGGGTAGGTGCTTGGGTGGTAGCCCTGGGGCTGCCCCTGGCCGCACTTCTGGGTTACGCCCTGGCCCGCTACCAGCTGGGGGGGCATACCTTGCGCTTCGGGGTGCTGGCCACCCAGATGCTTCCTCCCATCGTGCTGGCCCTCCCACTTTTTGCAATCTTTCGAGCTTTGGGTTGGAGCGGCAGCCTGTGGGGGCTGGTCATTGCTTACCTGGCCTTTGCGCTACCCTTTATGACCTGGCTCCTGATGGGCTTTTTCCGAACTTTTCCCCGTGAGCTGGAGGAGGCGGCGCGGGTGGATGGGGCCGGCTCTCTTTACATCTTCGCCCGCATCGTACTGCCCCTCTCGATACCGGGCCTGTTTGCTGCCGGGGTGATGGGCTTTTTACTTTCCTGGAACGAGTTTCTGTTTGCCCTTCTACTAAGCGGAAGAGAGTCTCAAACCGTTCCGGTGGTACTCTCCACCTTTATCACCCAGCGCGGGGTGCTGTTTGCCCAGGTGGCTGCCGGGGTGGTGCTGGCAGTACTCCCGGTGGCCCTGCTGGCACGGGTCATAGACCGTTATCTGGTGGAAGGTTTAACCATGGGAGCAGTGAAGTGA